One Capsicum annuum cultivar UCD-10X-F1 chromosome 2, UCD10Xv1.1, whole genome shotgun sequence genomic window carries:
- the LOC124896215 gene encoding zinc finger BED domain-containing protein RICESLEEPER 2-like encodes MYKPPPTPSSGQTLLNFQTKDSSGEYWKFEQEVVRRVLVKMIIVDELPFSFVENEGFKKFMSIAKPLFRIPSRRIITRDCYDVYGELRLSLKKSFGEIQPRVYLTIDVWILVQRINYMCLTAHFIDGDWVLHKRILNFCPITSHKGEHLSECISNCLLDWKLDNVFTVTVDSASSNNVAVSALSKKLDMWGTNVMDGKHLHVRCMAHILNLIVQDGLKEIGPSIKMVSQMIKYVRSSPAKTRNFTKYCEMQKIECSKMLSLDVPTRWNFTYLMLETAEKIEKAFDRFDLYDDNFNSYLSTNVCEDGSVAGSRYVTCNVHFEDICELDSYLKECMTSDDVELCKIAMGMKEKFKNYWGTPKKINKMIFIASMLDPRNKFEYVSFSLEELLEIEMGKKVSHEVETYLKNLFVFYVRKYSKGSKNNSSSSGYTSSDLSGSDSSKSGVPQSLNTNTLRNKLYMKKKARDYGIIGGTKSELDKYLGEDQEPVPEPGYKFEYEDFDILNWWKVNSPRFPILSLLARDVLAIPMSSVGQVMPPKSKAHSAIWEHYENGLMVVNAYLMYVFGLLSIAYFYKLQTRLRSEGGIMALLGMVRCRHPDLLSQVGRGITNFSKYKSRVSTQEIYTRDMISGGALWELIHISRDYSRDDIRSLARQTLSSLTSQG; translated from the exons ATGTATAAGCCCCCGCCCACCCCATCTAGTGGTCAAACATTGTTAAACTTTCAAACAAAGGATTCATCAGGAGAATATTGGAAATTTGAGCAAGAGGTAGTTAGGAGAGTTTTAGTTAAGATGATAATTGTAGATGAACTACCATTTAGCTTCGTAGAAAATGAAGGCTTTAAGAAGTTTATGAGTATAGCCAAACCTTTGTTTCGGATTCCTTCTCGTAGAATAATAACAAGAGATTGCTATGATGTTTATGGTGAATTGAGACTAAGCTTGAAGAAGTCTTTTGGAGAAATCCAACCAAGAGTCTATCTTACAATAGACGTGTGGATATTGGTGCAAAGGATTAACTATATGTGTTTGACTGCTCACTTTATTGATGGAGATTGGGTACTTCATAAAAGAATTTTGAACTTTTGCCCTATCACTAGTCATAAAGGTGAGCATTTGTCGGAGTGTATTAGTAATTGCTTGCTTGATTGGAAATTGGACAATGTGTTCACTGTTACTGTTGACAGTGCTTCTTCAAATAATGTTGCAGTTTCCGCATTGTCTAAGAAGCTAGATATGTGGGGAACAAATGTGATGGATGGTAAACATCTCCATGTAAGATGTATGGCTCATATACTTAATCTAATTGTGCAAGATGGTTTGAAAGAAATTGGTCCTTCTATCAAAATGGTAAGTCAAATGATTAAGTATGTCAGATCCTCTCCTGCAAAAACAAGAAACTTCACAAAATATTGTGAAATGCAAAAGATTGAATGTTCGAAAATGTTGTCATTAGACGTGCCTACTAGATGGAATTTCACCTATTTAATGTTGGAGACAGCAGAAAAAATTGAGAAAGCTTTTGACAGGTTCGATCTTTATGATGACAACTTTAATTCTTATCTTTCTACTAATGTTTGTGAAGATGGTAGTGTTGCAG GTTCACGGTATGTCACTTGTAATGTACATTTTGAGGATATTTGTGAACTTGACTCTTATTTGAAAGAGTGTATGACAAGTGATGATGTTGAGTTGTGTAAAATAGCTATGGGGATGAAAGAAAAGTTCAAGAATTATTGGGGGACTcctaaaaagataaataaaatgatttttattGCTTCTATGTTAGATCCTCGTAATAAATTTGAGTATGTTAGCTTTTCTCTTGAAGAGCTATTGGAGATAGAAATGGGAAAGAAAGTAAGTCATGAAGTAGAAACTTATTTGAAGAACTTATTTGTTTTCTATGTTAGGAAGTATTCAAAAGGTTCTAAAAATAATTCATCTTCATCTGGATACACTTCATCTGACTTGTCTGGATCTGATTCATCTAAATCTGGTGTTCCTCAAAGTTTGAACACAAATACTTTGAGAAATAAGCTTTACATGAAGAAAAAGGCAAGAGATTATGGTATTATCGGGGGTACTAAATCGGAGCTAGATAAATACCTTGGTGAAGATCAAGAGCCTGTGCCCGAGCCTGGATACAAATTTGAATATGAGGATTTTGATATCTTAAATTGGTGGAAAGTTAATTCTCCTAGATTTCCTATCCTTTCACTACTGGCTCGTGATGTATTGGCTATTCCAATGTCAAGTGTG GGTCAAGTGATGCCTCCTAAATCCAAAGCTCACTCGGCTATTTGGGAGCATTATGAG AATGGACTAATGGTTGTTAATGCCTATTTGATGTATGTATTTGGCCTATTGAGTATTGCCTATTTCT ATAAACTGCAGACAAGGTTGAGGTCTGAAGGTGGAATCATGGCACTGTTAGGAATGGTGAGATGTAGACATCCAGACCTTCTGTCTCAAGTTGGTAGGGgaattacaaatttttcaaagTACAAGTCGAGAGTTTCAACTCAAG AGATCTATACAAGAGATATGATCAGTGGGGGTGCCCTTTGGGAGCTAATTCATATTTCACGTGATTACTCTCGAGATGACATAAGGTCTCTTGCACGTCAAACTCTTTCAAGTCTGACTTCCCAAGGTTAA